The Neodiprion pinetum isolate iyNeoPine1 chromosome 5, iyNeoPine1.2, whole genome shotgun sequence genome segment aacaaaaCGATCACCGGCGTAGAAAATGAGGTGCCAATGGATCATGTCTAAACTAAAAAGTTTGATATGTATGAGATGCATACAATAGTTTAAATTAACACAGCTTTATCGTTATGATATTTACTTGATACACGTTTGTAGGGCTTCTCAAAGCACTGCTATAtcacaaatgaaatttctcacgAGGTATAAGTTTATTCAGAGAAGGCATAACGCTCTCTTGAAATATCTAAAAAGAGGTAAAATTAAACTAGGATCTGTAAGACGTCACTGTATCAAAGGCAATCGTTATCATCATCACATGCAAATTGTGTTACTTGAATACTGATATAGAATACATTCACCAGTCCTTTGAAAATACATTGTATTATTAAGGTATGAATACCCGTTTCAATATCATATGGCTTGTTACACCGTTTAAATTAGGAACATAAGTGGACTACTTCACAGTGTCGTTTTAAAAGTATTGGCGATTTTCGCAATGACTCGTCACCATAATCTACGAAGTATACGTAACGTCGCAgtaaaataatatcaatatagtatacatatatacatacgatcATATAACAACATGTAGTAATAACTCAAGTTATATCATATCTCTGtgcatatgcatgtatatacataatatacacatatatacacatatatatacacatatatacacacttgGAAAATTTAACGTTAAGCTGCACCTACATCTCacttcataaaaatttgtttcaggCCAAGAATATGTAATTCTTATTATAATTTAAGTCATTCAGATGTTTTCTCTAGAATCCAGTAGTTTTCAGTTGGATTTAAGTTGTCTACAACTTGAGTTTGTATTTTTCACAATGATTCAACTTTCAACCTATTAATAAAATCCCACCTGAATCTACAGTCAGTGTAACAACAATCTTGTTTATATTAATATCCTCAGCCTTGAGATCACGGCCAACAAAGACTCGAtacattaattatatttatccGTTAGGTACATCGATGTTTTATCCGCAACATCTTTACCAtcacatacgtatacacaaTTAGCATTACACGATAcaatcaccaatttttttatcagctGTCCATCAATTCGTTCACGACATTGAATCATCAGTAAGCTTTAATACTTTAGGTAGACTCTTATTTACTTACCATTTGAACAGCAGAAGATTGCAGAATTCAGAAAGACACATATACATCTCTTAGTCGAGTTCGTTGTTCGGTTTTCGCTTGTTATTTCTACCTGTCGAGAGACCCGATTGCGAAGGCTCGAGATACAACAGAGTCGAGGATGGAGAAGGTGGCAACGATGAAGATGGCGGTCCTCTCCCAGCAAGGACTTCCAGCTCGCCACAATGAAACTGGCAAACGGTGCTCGACGTGCTAAGTGTAGATTCCGACAGCATCCCTCGGCCTTTTTTGCGCTCCCTTTCCCGTTCACGCTCTCGCTCCCTGTTTTGTTTCCTGGTCTGTTCCTTGGCTTTACGGTTCCCCATGACGCCAGTCGTAGTCTCTTCTGTCTCCTTACGAAACCTTGAACGGAACCAGGATGCCgaaaatctggaaaaacatttttatctcCAGAAGATGAAATTCGATAGTACCTCGCACCTTTTCAGATTTCACCGACGAGATTCACGTACCTCGGATACTGGTACTGGGCAAAGCCTTGCGACGGTCCAATTACAGCCAGAATTGGGCAGAGAAATAGGGTAGCGTAAATCCAGCTCACAGTCATTACGACGACGAGAAAAAATCCGATTTGTATGTAAGCCAAGACTTGCGACGGAAGCATAAGTGCGCCAGCAGCTCCACTAGTCACAGCTGCCATGAGCGTTGGTCCTCCCATTTGCTCGAGTGCTGTTTTGACCCGATCAACTCTATCCTCGGAGGTGGAAGCTCTGTAGCTGACGCTATAGTGCAGACTGAAGTCAACCGCGAGACCTGCGTGGAAAGAATTCAGGGTAAAATGGGGAAAAGGAAACTGGCTCCAAAAACGTAATGAGATGATTAAAGTTTTGTTCACCAATTGCTGTGGACACCGCAACACTTTCGAGAACGTTCAACCTCCACCCAGCCAGAATAAGATATGCGACTGTGACAACTATCGCCGCTCCAATTGCAACAATCGCGTACAAACTGACCAGAATATTGAGCGTGACTAGCGCTAGCACCACCAATGCTAAGATCATCGATACTCCCATAGCCCATAGCGTACCCTCGTAAAGAGTTCGTTGAAGTTCGTAAAATTCTAGTCTACTGATGAACCAACCACCTCGCATTCCAGATGGTGCCTTCAGCAGTTGCTCCTTCATCCAGCTTTCAACCtgtgaataaataatgatgCCAGAATATGAGCGGACAATACTTGTCGTCGCATGTTTCagtatttttctcttctttttactTCTAGTTTGATTAAGCTTTACCTGACGGTAAAACTGATCCATTTCTGTGAATGAGAGACTGTACGTGAAATTGCTGTCGTATTCTATGATCAGGGCCTTGATTTTGGGTTGAGGCCGTTGGGTGTTATTCAAAGTGAGGTGTACGTCTTCTTTGAGGAACTTCAGTCCTGCCGAAGTGGAAGATTCTCCTCCCCAAAGGTAAGAGGGTGTGCGATATAAATCAGCGTTTGCTTCAGCTGCGCAATGTTCCAAGACAGATGGCGAGTAGGGAAAAGTACTGTTCTCGCAGCACGGGGCTCGATCTATTTGCAGATCTATGGGATCCACACAACGCCGCTGCATGAAAGCCTTTAGCGATTCGATAAAGCAGTTTGGGAGTAAGGGACCCAAAGTACTTCGATAAAACGGCTGCATTCTGAGACTACGACAGAATTGCAGCAGCCAGAGCTGCGACTTCCTACTCGACACGTCAAACGTCTCATCCCATTCCAATGTTCCTCTTGCTCCTGGATCCAAGTAGTTCCCATTATCCACGGGTTTCACTCCCCACACAAATCTCAATGGCAAAACTTCGCCGCCGTCTCCCTGAGGATTGCAATACTGATAATTAGATAAAACttgttgttaattttcaaacaaactgAAATCATGTCATGATATTTGCTTACCAGTTCTAGCTTTTCAAACCAGAAGCGTTGCGAGAAAACCAAGTCATACTTTTCGAAGAGGTGAGAACTATCGAACAGTTGAAAATCAGGGGAATCTGGCAGCTGTAGGCCTGGATATCGGAAGACAACTAGACTGGCAGCAACAGCTGTGGATCCGCAAATCACTAGCCACAACCATCTGAACTCGATAGCGATTCTGGAAAGTACTTTGCCAAAATCAGTGGCTACTTTGCCAAGGAAAAGCCTGAGGGGGCGGTAGATTTTCCTCACAATGAAATTGGCTGGCGATAATAAGGTGAGGTGACAGTGTTCGGAGACAACAACGCTTGCCGGTAACCAGGTCACCATCAAAAGGAAATTGGCTATCACGGTCATTCCAGAAAATAAACTGAAGCAATTTATAGCCGTAACGTTGCTGACTATAGACGCAAAGAAAGCAACTGCTGTAGTCAGTGAGGTGACCAGCATAGATGGAACGGCATGCTTCATCGTTTCTTGGACCAGACTGACCAGTCCGCCGCCAGTCAATTTCTTCTGCTTCCCGCATTCCCATACTTTGCAATAAATAAAGGCATCGTCGGCCCCAATTCCTGAAAACATTGTGTGTATTTACAATCTGAATGGCTGAAGAATCCCATTTAGGTTACAATATTGCTTGACGTTTGAGATAGAATTCTTACCAACAGCGACAACAATAGCCAGCAAATTCATGAAtgggaagaaatttattcggAGAACGAGAGTATAAAAGGCGTACGATATGCCCAGACTGAAGAGAACGGCAAGTATGGTTGTTACCGTTAGTATAATTGAGCTGGTATACGCCCATATGCAAACTGTGACGAATGCGAAGCCTGCGAGAAGCAGACAAGAATCTGAAACCAAAAGGCGATCAAAGAGCGTGCTCTTCAGCCCCAGCTGCATTCCCTGTACTTTGAATTTGCCGTAAGTTAATTCATCCTCGTTTAGTCCGCGATAAAAGTCAAGAGTGGCAGAACTGGCAGCCATTGGTAAGAAAAGCATGGCGGAATTTAGAGTTGTGTTCAGTTTGGGTGACGTGGTTCCattctgaaaatgaaagtgaaaGACGCAGTGAAAGATGCCAATAGTAGTGCACTTTCAAGGAAAAGTATACGACGAGACACTTACGTAAGAGGGTATAAACTCGGTATCAAGAAGATAATAGAGTAGATGATACGGAGCATTGTGCAAATAGCAATCGGGGGTCACATGCCTTCGGCAATCAGGGTCGTCAGCGCAGTCTGGAGTAAGCTGAAGGTTGTGATAAAAATGAGCACACCTATTCAGCAAGAGTTTTACTCTGTTCAAATCACTTTCTGTAACACCCAGACAAGAGGTTCTGTTCGACAGTAAAGCCACGTAGTTTGCTGGTGACCAGCTTCGgcagcattttttttctgtatcacCGTGCTGGTTTTGGAGTTGAATTTGACACAAGGCTGGAAATTCGTTGTTGGCGCGAAGCGCAGCGTCAATGTGACACTGAGCCAGTATTCCTTCCAGAGACCATAAGTTCTCGGTACCAGAAACAGATCTGAGGACAATACGAGCATAGGCTGCGGTCGGGGAATTACAAAAGAAACCGTCGCTATCAAAGTGGGCGTGATTCCTTATAGTCTCTGGATTCTCCAAACGGAAACTctgattttctttcaactccATCAGCTCTGTCCATTTGTCTTTTTTCACACCTTGCTCCTCCgtatctgtattttttttattcttcccaTATTTTTTACCCTTTCTTTTACCCTTTTTACGATTCTTCTTATCTACAGTTATCTGGGTAGTTGTGTTGTGAGTCATCAAACTAGTTTCATTCTATTAACAAAATAATACTTTGTTACTTCTTCACGTGcatcaataataacaatgataagaTAGTAATAACTTACTAGGCTCATTGATTGCAAAATATGATGATAA includes the following:
- the LOC124220446 gene encoding protein dispatched — encoded protein: MEIWWFSRVVAYHPYAILAAVFVFSSTCLIVPLTTKKFPDFSDPQLGFEARGTVLASRLTTWQNLIEAIRPRGSLIANPLEYYHHILQSMSLNETSLMTHNTTTQITVDKKNRKKGKRKGKKYGKNKKNTDTEEQGVKKDKWTELMELKENQSFRLENPETIRNHAHFDSDGFFCNSPTAAYARIVLRSVSGTENLWSLEGILAQCHIDAALRANNEFPALCQIQLQNQHGDTEKKCCRSWSPANYVALLSNRTSCLGVTESDLNRVKLLLNRCAHFYHNLQLTPDCADDPDCRRHVTPDCYLHNAPYHLLYYLLDTEFIPSYNGTTSPKLNTTLNSAMLFLPMAASSATLDFYRGLNEDELTYGKFKVQGMQLGLKSTLFDRLLVSDSCLLLAGFAFVTVCIWAYTSSIILTVTTILAVLFSLGISYAFYTLVLRINFFPFMNLLAIVVAVGIGADDAFIYCKVWECGKQKKLTGGGLVSLVQETMKHAVPSMLVTSLTTAVAFFASIVSNVTAINCFSLFSGMTVIANFLLMVTWLPASVVVSEHCHLTLLSPANFIVRKIYRPLRLFLGKVATDFGKVLSRIAIEFRWLWLVICGSTAVAASLVVFRYPGLQLPDSPDFQLFDSSHLFEKYDLVFSQRFWFEKLELGDGGEVLPLRFVWGVKPVDNGNYLDPGARGTLEWDETFDVSSRKSQLWLLQFCRSLRMQPFYRSTLGPLLPNCFIESLKAFMQRRCVDPIDLQIDRAPCCENSTFPYSPSVLEHCAAEANADLYRTPSYLWGGESSTSAGLKFLKEDVHLTLNNTQRPQPKIKALIIEYDSNFTYSLSFTEMDQFYRQVESWMKEQLLKAPSGMRGGWFISRLEFYELQRTLYEGTLWAMGVSMILALVVLALVTLNILVSLYAIVAIGAAIVVTVAYLILAGWRLNVLESVAVSTAIGLAVDFSLHYSVSYRASTSEDRVDRVKTALEQMGGPTLMAAVTSGAAGALMLPSQVLAYIQIGFFLVVVMTVSWIYATLFLCPILAVIGPSQGFAQYQYPRFSASWFRSRFRKETEETTTGVMGNRKAKEQTRKQNRERERERERERKKGRGMLSESTLSTSSTVCQFHCGELEVLAGRGPPSSSLPPSPSSTLLYLEPSQSGLSTGRNNKRKPNNELD